ctccaactgcaatattttaaggattttatttcactattctactcgtgtttgaaattgaaaaggaaagaaaatctttgttgaaccagcagggtacacgcgcgcaacaacgcatcgcgttacgTATCGCGCAATtggttaacgcacaaatacgctacgcatacgcgacgcttatctgcatgcgcggcgcatcaaatggaaacaccacggaagcacaaaaacctagtggtcaaatggctccgttttagctgataaaatgtgggtttttcaagttctttccccgatttaaatatcaagttatgaatggatttcgctcaaacttctcaaggggctgtggatttacccgatgttcacgtaatataaagtacaaaaacaaaaactgccgcattctcctgtgagattcgatgaaattgcaaaatgtgacactttaaacttcaacggccattatttcaatgttcattttctcggtaaaatgacgatttaggtacacgataactcaataaatacagcatctataggtaagcatatatgatcatcgtaaaaagcatgatcgactcaagaaacggttttctcatttttgtatattttggtctatttccgattttaggcatcattttgtgcaaataggcgtttgagaatttaaaaaagttcaatttgatgccttatatggtcaatatctcaaaaaataaggccaatatcaaaaaaataaaaaaaccgtttttggaatggagcctcaagattgagctaaaaacaaaataaaatattttggaaagagtgtttttttgttatgatgtaccttacaaatttgaccaaaaactcacttttttgtgattttcttcagaattgttgtttttaccccaaatctgtatttatattaagatttattgatgtcttgccttcttaaaaatgtatacttttatatgtcttgcgcgaataattacaaagttattgcacttttactacatgcatgtctgagagtacacagctgccttaaacagCCTTCGCAGTGACATTTTCTCTTCTGATATAAGCAAAGAAGACGAAGACACTGGTGATCTCGAAACCTTAGTTCAAAGATATGATTTGATTCTGCGTGAACTCACTGATAACCATGCTCCGGAAGTTGAGCGTCGCATCTCATTGCGCCCGCACGCTCCCTGGTACAATGACAGTCTTCGGGAAGCGAAACGCAAGAAGCGTCGTCTGGAAAGGAAGATGAAAAAATCTGGCCTTCAGGTTGACAAAGAGATCTTCCAAGAACATTGCGGAAATTATCACAAATCCTTGGAGTCTGCAAAGAAAGACCATTACAAATCTAATATCAAAGACTGTAGTCAAAAACAACTGTTTCGTTTCGCAGACAAGCTAACCTCCGCAAAGCCAGTAAAAACTCTCCCTGCCCATTGTTCGTTAGAGTCACTAGCTGAGGATTTCCACGGTTTCTTCGACGGTAAGATCGAAAAGATTCACGATAAACTTAGCAGCACTGATGTTCCAACTGTATCAGTTAATGTTGTTGAATCTTGTGCCTCAAGTTTTAGCTCGTTTGAGGAAGTTGATGAGGAATTTGTTCGCAAAATAATCAGTGACTCTGCCAAGACTTCTTGCGGATTGGACCCTATGCCAACCAGTATCCTCGCAAAGCCGGAAATTCTTGACACTACCCTGCCTGTTATTACAAGAATTGTAAACATGTCGCTTCTTCAAGGGATTGTTCCATCAAGTCTCAAGCGTGCCCTCGTTACTCCTTTGATTAAGAAAGCGAACTCGGACCCAGATGTGCTACAGAATTATAGACCGATATCGAATTTACCCTTCTTGTTCAAGGTTATTGAGCGTGTCGCGAGCAACCAGATTCAGAAGTATGTCAGTGAGAACAAATTGGAAGGCGATCGACAATCGGCATATCGTAAACAGCACAGCACGGAGACCGCGCTGGTAAGATTGTCCAATGACATCCTCAGAGCAGTTGATATCCATCAGAACGTCATTGTTGTGTTACTCAATCTCACGGCTGCGTTCGACACGCTCGATCACCAAACGCTGCTTCAACGTCTCCGTAACCGATTTGGTATCACGGGAACAGCATTTCGTTGGATGGAATCTTACTTCCAAGAACGTCAACAATGTGTTACGATAAACAGCGTTTGCTCGGAGTGGAAGTATGTTCGTCAGGGTCCCCACAGGGGTCCGTGTTCGGACCAATGGCATTCTCATACTACTCTGCGCCGGTTGAAGAAATCATTAAAGCACACGGCCTGGAGTGCATGGTGTACGCTGACGATAGCCAGATATACTGTTGCTTTGATCATCAAGACATGGACATCAGCGTGTCTGCCGTTGAAAGGTGCGTCGCGGATATCCGTAGCTGGATGATAAGAAACCATCTTATGCTCAATGACTCCAAGACGGAACTTTTACATTTGACATCTCGTTTCAGCTCCTCGCCTGCAACTCCATCTCTTCAAGTTGGAGATGCTGCCGTTACCTGGTTACACCGTCAACATCTGCGCGTAATCTTGGGGCTGTCATCGACCAGCATGTTACGATGAACCAACATGTTAATAACATCTGTAGAAATGCGTCATTTGCCTTATATAAAATCGGCAAACTCAGACCCTACCTTGATCAAGCTTCAACAGAAACACTTGTCCATGCTTTAGTGATCTCAAGATTGGACACGTGCAATAGTCTTCTGTATGGGCTGCCTCAGAACATCATCGATAAGCTTCAGAGAGTGCAGAACTCTGCAGCCAGACTAGTGACTAGAGTGCGCGGTCATGTTCACATGACGCCAGTCCTTCGCACCTTACACTGGTTGCCTATCAGAAAAAGGATTTTATTCAAAATCCTCTTGCTCGCGTTCAAAGCCATCCACGGGTTGGCTCCACAGTACATCCTGGACTTGATTACCATCTACAAACCAGCGCGGTGTCTCAGATCGTCTGCTATTGAGAGCCCTTTGTTGAAAAGACCATCCTTCAAGAACATCAGAACTGCCACCTATGGCAGTCGGGCTTTCTCAGCAGCAGCACCTATGGAATGGAACAAGCTGCCTTCTAGACTACGTTCCATTATTAAAAACCCTTGGTTCTTTCAAGCGTGCTCTGAAAACGCATCTATTTGACTTATAGGACTCTGTTGATTATTGTTGTTTTCTATTCCATGTTATTTATATCccatgtttttaaaattcattgttgaatattatattgtttcctttttacattttgcttgtaCATTAGTAATATTGTATATTATGTTTGTAGTATTaagttgtaaagcgctttgtggtTTTTAcgtaaagcgttattttaaatgctgtttagtagtagtagtagtagtaggccagtaaaaatcagccccaaaatctccaaaggtcaaaataattgcaacatgaaTTCTATTTTCGGAAAATGTTGCCTttaagtctctattttaacatactcaaagtctaccaaaatcaacctctgcgaaagatgtgtaaaattgactttttcaaaatggcagccaagatgtcgtaaaaaatagacagttgtgatttcaatattatatgagtgtccgtgtgggaattgggtgacattttgacctataaatgctcttatgccctaaccgtttcataaatatttatttgtctgcgtagtttttgttcaaaatttcaaaatggccgccaaatacgttcattgtgggttgtgaatacagacagggcaatcaacttttcaccatagaagctgaatcagtatcaaaatagtacatgtaagttatgaaaacgttgctcttaagtctctattttaacatactcaaagtctaccaaaatcaacctctgcgaaagatgtgtaaaattgactttttcaaaatggcagcaaaaatgtcgtaaaaaatagacagttgtgatttcaatattatatgagtgtccatgtgggaattgggtgacattttgacctataaatgctcttatgccctaaccgtttcataaatatttatttgtctgcgtagtttttgttcaaaatttcaaaatggccgccaaatacgttcattGTGGGTTGTGAATAcaatcaacttttcaccatagaagctgaatcagcATTAAAATAGTACATGTATGTTATGACCCACATATTATGTGTATCGGATACTTTAGAGTAAATATTTGAATGGTAATTGGATGGACGGTCCTAATATAACATTCAATACAGCGTTGTCAAACATTTCTCCCACAAAGAGCTACAGGGTCGATTCTAAAGACCTATAAATCAGGGGTGATTCGAAAAGGTGATTTAATTGTCAGCATGACTGCAATATGACTGTAACCTATTTTTACTGTTCCACTTGAATAATTCTGGGGGCGACGATGACTTCGCCAGGGTCCGGGTCTCTCCCATAGGCTTGAGGATCGCTGATGTTTGATTATGCGCTCTGATTATCAGGCAGCGGCATCGGTTCAGGCTCGGGTGTGGCTTCGCCTATTAGGGCTGGTGGCCAGCGTTCGGAGCTGCCACTTGCGTACAAGGGAGATACAGTTATACTTCCTCGGGCAGTTGCAAGCGTGGCGGCATCCTCA
This DNA window, taken from Amphiura filiformis chromosome 16, Afil_fr2py, whole genome shotgun sequence, encodes the following:
- the LOC140172798 gene encoding uncharacterized protein, whose protein sequence is MNQHVNNICRNASFALYKIGKLRPYLDQASTETLVHALVISRLDTCNSLLYGLPQNIIDKLQRVQNSAARLVTRVRGHVHMTPVLRTLHWLPIRKRILFKILLLAFKAIHGLAPQYILDLITIYKPARCLRSSAIESPLLKRPSFKNIRTATYGSRAFSAAAPMEWNKLPSRLRSIIKNPWFFQACSENASI
- the LOC140172797 gene encoding uncharacterized protein, with the protein product MDCDDDYDARKLRDIISSAGMKQHISGSTHKRGHTLDLVISRECDDPVTNPSVIHGMRSDHSAVSKEDEDTGDLETLVQRYDLILRELTDNHAPEVERRISLRPHAPWYNDSLREAKRKKRRLERKMKKSGLQVDKEIFQEHCGNYHKSLESAKKDHYKSNIKDCSQKQLFRFADKLTSAKPVKTLPAHCSLESLAEDFHGFFDGKIEKIHDKLSSTDVPTVSVNVVESCASSFSSFEEVDEEFVRKIISDSAKTSCGLDPMPTSILAKPEILDTTLPVITRIVNMSLLQGIVPSSLKRALVTPLIKKANSDPDVLQNYRPISNLPFLFKVIERVASNQIQKYVSENKLEGDRQSAYRKQHSTETALVRLSNDILRAVDIHQNVIVVLLNLTAAFDTLDHQTLLQRLRNRFGITGTAFRWMESYFQERQQCVTINSVCSEWKYVRQGPHRGPCSDQWHSHTTLRRLKKSLKHTAWSAWCTLTIARYTVALIIKTWTSACLPLKGASRISVAG